The following coding sequences lie in one Duffyella gerundensis genomic window:
- the clcA gene encoding H(+)/Cl(-) exchange transporter ClcA — translation MNSESSQSVNVPQTLPARNRMFRALLQRDKTPLAILLCAALVGSLVGLMGVAFNRAVHAVQHWRATHLTPEYLDGWVLWLSAFTVSALLAMAGYFLVRRFAPEASGSGIPEIEGALEDLRPVRWWRVIPVKFFGGMGTLGAGMVLGREGPTVQLGGNIGRMVLDILRMRGEEARHTLLATGAAAGLAAAFNAPLAGILFIIEEMRPQFRYSLISIKAVFTGVIMASIVFRLFNGEQAVISVGKLGAAPLNTLWLYLVLGMVFGMVGVLFNRLIFLAQDSFARLYAGRLWRGVFTGALLGGGCGVLALLFAPGAGGGFDLIPQSFHGLFSLQMLLLIFGVRLLTTLLCFGSGAPGGIFAPMLALGTLLGMAFGQAIADLFPLYDLQPGTFAIAGMGALFAASVRAPLTGIVLVLEMTDNYQLILPMIITCLGATLLAQFLGGKPLYSSILARTLARQATETQPGDRQKSDGIKNPAEAGLKG, via the coding sequence ATGAACAGTGAATCTTCTCAGTCTGTGAATGTTCCACAGACGCTGCCTGCCCGTAACCGCATGTTCCGTGCCCTGCTTCAGCGCGACAAAACGCCACTGGCGATCCTGCTCTGCGCAGCGCTGGTTGGTTCGCTGGTGGGATTGATGGGCGTTGCTTTTAACCGTGCAGTTCACGCGGTGCAGCACTGGCGAGCCACGCATCTTACCCCAGAATATCTTGATGGCTGGGTGCTCTGGCTCAGCGCCTTTACCGTTTCCGCACTGCTGGCGATGGCGGGCTATTTTCTGGTGCGCCGCTTTGCACCCGAAGCCTCTGGTTCCGGCATTCCTGAGATCGAAGGCGCGCTGGAAGATCTGCGGCCGGTGCGCTGGTGGCGGGTAATTCCGGTGAAGTTTTTTGGCGGCATGGGCACGCTGGGTGCCGGTATGGTGCTGGGCCGCGAAGGGCCGACGGTACAGCTTGGCGGTAACATTGGCCGCATGGTGCTGGATATTCTGCGCATGCGCGGTGAAGAAGCGCGGCATACGCTGCTGGCCACCGGCGCGGCGGCCGGGCTGGCGGCGGCTTTTAACGCACCACTGGCGGGCATCCTGTTTATTATTGAAGAGATGCGCCCGCAGTTTCGTTACAGCCTGATCTCCATTAAAGCGGTGTTTACCGGCGTCATTATGGCGAGCATCGTGTTCCGCTTGTTTAACGGCGAGCAGGCGGTGATTTCCGTCGGTAAGCTGGGTGCCGCGCCGCTCAATACGCTGTGGCTTTATCTGGTGCTCGGCATGGTGTTTGGCATGGTTGGCGTGCTGTTTAACCGACTGATTTTTCTGGCGCAGGATAGTTTTGCCCGCCTGTATGCTGGTCGACTTTGGCGTGGCGTATTTACCGGTGCGCTGCTGGGCGGCGGCTGCGGCGTACTGGCGCTGCTCTTTGCACCGGGTGCCGGTGGCGGTTTTGATCTGATACCGCAATCCTTTCACGGCCTGTTTTCGTTGCAGATGCTGCTGCTGATATTTGGCGTGCGCCTGCTGACCACGCTGCTCTGCTTCGGTTCCGGGGCGCCTGGTGGCATTTTTGCCCCGATGCTGGCGCTCGGCACCCTGCTCGGCATGGCATTTGGTCAGGCGATCGCCGATCTCTTCCCGCTCTATGATCTACAGCCAGGCACCTTTGCCATTGCCGGTATGGGCGCACTGTTTGCCGCCTCGGTACGCGCACCGCTGACCGGTATCGTGCTGGTGCTGGAGATGACCGATAACTATCAGCTGATTCTGCCGATGATCATCACCTGCCTCGGCGCAACGCTGTTGGCGCAATTCCTCGGCGGCAAACCCCTCTATTCTTCTATTCTGGCGCGCACGCTGGCACGTCAGGCAACAGAGACTCAGCCGGGCGACAGGCAAAAAAGCGACGGCATAAAAAACCCTGCCGAAGCAGGGTTAAAAGGTTAA
- a CDS encoding manganese catalase family protein has translation MFHHSSKLQYPVRVEKPDPEFAMLLQQAIGGVEGEIRVAMQYFFQAMGARGDARIRDLLISTATEELGHIEMLGYAVALNLEGAPLSYQEESAKDPVINAILGGMNPRHVLSSGLAALPVNANGVPFDMSHIYASGNVAADMLANVTAEATGRVLATRLYNLTEDKGMKDFLSFLIARDTMHQQQWLAVIEEMGGLNASLPIPNSFPQSDEAQEHSYYCLNTSLDKPLPKGRWSEGPSYDGNGQFTAKEKPEILGQEPDLGSARPGSGAQNEQISGASIPPIPPVK, from the coding sequence ATGTTTCATCACTCATCAAAACTTCAATATCCGGTACGCGTCGAGAAACCCGATCCGGAATTTGCCATGCTGCTACAGCAGGCAATTGGCGGTGTGGAAGGTGAAATTCGCGTGGCCATGCAGTACTTTTTCCAGGCGATGGGCGCACGCGGCGATGCGCGGATCCGCGACCTGCTGATCTCAACCGCCACCGAAGAGTTGGGTCATATCGAAATGCTGGGCTATGCGGTGGCACTTAACCTTGAAGGTGCCCCGCTCTCTTATCAGGAGGAGTCGGCGAAAGACCCGGTGATCAACGCCATTCTCGGCGGCATGAATCCGCGTCATGTGCTGTCATCGGGTCTTGCCGCCTTGCCGGTCAACGCCAACGGCGTGCCTTTCGATATGAGCCATATTTATGCGTCCGGCAACGTTGCCGCCGATATGCTGGCTAACGTCACCGCCGAAGCCACCGGTCGCGTGCTGGCGACGCGCCTGTACAATCTCACCGAAGATAAAGGCATGAAGGATTTCCTCTCGTTCCTGATCGCCCGTGACACTATGCATCAGCAGCAGTGGCTGGCCGTGATTGAAGAGATGGGTGGCCTGAACGCATCGCTGCCGATTCCGAACAGCTTCCCGCAGAGCGATGAAGCGCAGGAGCACTCCTATTATTGCCTGAACACCTCGCTGGATAAACCGCTGCCGAAAGGTCGCTGGAGCGAAGGCCCTTCTTACGATGGCAATGGCCAGTTCACCGCGAAAGAAAAGCCGGAGATTCTCGGTCAGGAACCCGATCTGGGCAGCGCACGCCCAGGTTCAGGCGCGCAAAACGAGCAGATCAGCGGTGCATCCATCCCACCCATCCCGCCGGTGAAGTAA